A DNA window from Castanea sativa cultivar Marrone di Chiusa Pesio chromosome 7, ASM4071231v1 contains the following coding sequences:
- the LOC142644334 gene encoding uncharacterized protein LOC142644334: MGCSLFRELLLDDSDEDEIIKEVVMGSTSQCKCHRYIRRNHLVGNERLFLDYFAPTPIFPPTLLRRRFWMRHSLFLHIQSKVEVRNSYFVQKKDSGNRLGLSSLQKITATHRLLAYGVSGDFMDEYVWIGETIALQSLKIFVTTVVDSFSKEYLRKPNSKDIDRLLAHGERRGFSVNYSINGHDYAMEYYLANGIYPKWATFVITIAAPQGQKRKLFAIAQEAYRKDVERAFRARLAIFCGLARFFHLETLQEIIKVCIILQNMIVEDERDDNEVVDLDYEQIDEVDNLPIQVSREQDDGFTTYIQSHEHIRDRDIPSQLQSDLIEHLWQLQGMAKGARTD; the protein is encoded by the exons ATGGGTTGCTCTTTGTTTCGCGAGTTGCTTCTTGATGACTCAGATGAGGATGAGATAATCAAAGAAGTTGTCATGGGTTCAACATCACAATGTAAATGCCATCGCTATATCAGACGTAATCATTTGGTAGGCAATGAGAGGCTTTTTCTTGACTACTTTGCCCCCACACCAATATTTCCTCCCACTTTATTACGTAGAAGGTTTTGGATGAGgcattctctttttcttcatattCAATCTAAGGTAGAAGTTCGTAACTCttactttgttcaaaaaaaagATAGTGGTAACAGACTTGGTTTATCTTCCTTACAAAAGATAACTGCTACACATAGATTGCTTGCGTATGGAGTATCAGGAGATTTTATGGATGAATATGTGTGGATTGGAGAAACTATTGCATTacaaagtttgaaaatttttgttactACGGTGGTTGATTCTTTCTCTAAGGAATACTTGAGAAAGCCAAACAGCAAAGACATTGATAGATTGTTAGCTCATGGCGAACGCCGGGGCTTTTCAG ttaattattcaatcaatggtCATGACTACGCAATGGAATATTACCTTGCTAATGGCATATATCCAAAGTGGGCAACATTTGTGATAACAATCGCTGCTCCACAAGGACAAAAACGAAAATTATTTGCAATAGCCCAAGAGGCATATAGGAAGGATGTTGAGCGTGCATTTAGAGCACGTCTCGCAATTTTTTGTGGACTTGCACGATTTTTCCATCTCGAAACACTCCAAGAGATCATAAAAGTGTGCATAATTCTCCAGAACATGATTGTTGAAGATGAGCGAGATGATAATGAAGTGGTAGACTTGGATTatgaacaaattgatgaagtaGATAATCTTCCTATACAAGTGTCACGTGAACAAGATGATGGATTTACCACATACATTCAAAGTCATGAACATATTAGAGACCGAGATATTCCTTCTCAACTCCAGTCGGACCTCATTGAACATTTATGGCAATTGCAAG GAATGGCCAAAGGAGCTAGAACTGATTAG
- the LOC142641966 gene encoding uncharacterized protein LOC142641966: MGGSTFSLSLILLLIASMLAVSMANNDWHFGFNYTNWPFKEGPPQSQNDTPGPRKIVVGGSKIWQLNFNYTDWALKNGPFYINDTLVFKYDPPTNDSIIPHSVYLLPNLWSFSTCDLRRATMVANVTQGGGEGFEFVLKKWQPYYFACGERDGYHCNAGQMKFFVMPLFHQWH; the protein is encoded by the exons ATGGGTGGTTCCACTTTTTCATTGAGCCTCATCTTGTTGCTAATTGCTTCCATGTTGGCTGTTAGTATGGCCAACAATGATTGGCATTTTGGCTTTAACTATACCAATTGGCCTTTCAAAGAAGGCCCTCCCCAAAGCCAAAATGATACACCAGGACCCAGAAAGATCGTTGTTGGTGGCTCAAAGATCTGGCAATTAAACTTTAACTACACCGATTGGGCTCTCAAAAATGGCCCCTTTTACATAAATGATACTCTAG TGTTCAAGTATGATCCACCAACAAACGACAGCATAATTCCTCACAGTGTATACTTGCTACCAAACCTTTGGAGCTTTTCAACGTGTGATTTGAGAAGGGCAACAATGGTAGCCAATGTAACTCAAGGAGGGGGTGAGGGATTTGAATTTGTGCTGAAAAAGTGGCAACCCTACTATTTTGCTTGTGGTGAGCGTGATGGCTATCATTGCAATGCTGGGCAGATGAAGTTCTTTGTCATGCCACTGTTTCATCAATGGCATTGA
- the LOC142642414 gene encoding uncharacterized protein LOC142642414 has protein sequence MGPPKPPATATKAGRTISQEAFDDLVKENIEDLDMDPTEALQDAIQTLTLQGVDLTGIVTCVPGEGGGVKANPVIQCLDRLKQLGSDLDEMVELLDKLAELCGVEGSGNAAIATKNGGVELVCSKIRSGGEQVLASALKALASLLHDLQSTEIFRTSGGPTTVVCILNDNCQNVDILNNGFSVVAAASTGNEVLKESFMELKIGELIMQILSDPSGQSKGSIQSLYDAIRILLTPDDNRVVASQVYGYARRFAKIGIARALVDSLHAGLSSPGLVSASIALKAIAVNDEICKSIAESGGIDAVLQCIDDSGEQGNKVVARACCSLLSKLAGSDTNKTAIVEKRGMDRLIKLSARFSDDPSVLQEVMSIITVLSLRSPENATRAIEAGAGDLAIQAMEKFPAAQQMQKNSCLMIRNLVARSPENRTLLLGNGVEKYIRKAKQSHQSCKDAATDALRDLGLDNYNL, from the exons ATGGGCCCACCGAAGCCTCCGGCGACGGCGACGAAGGCAGGCCGTACGATATCTCAGGAGGCATTCGACGATCTGGTGAAGGAAAACATAGAAGACCTCGACATGGACCCCACTGAGGCTCTCCAAGACGCTATCCAAACCTTAACTCTCCAAGGCGTCGATCTCACTG GGATTGTCACGTGCGTTCCAGGAGAGGGTGGTGGAGTGAAGGCAAACCCTGTGATTCAGTGTCTGGATAGGCTGAAGCAATTGGGTTCTGATCTGGATGAAATGGTGGAATTGCTTGACAAGCTTGCGGAGCTTTGTGGGGTTGAAGGATCAGGGAATGCGGCGATAGCAACTAAGAATGGGGGCGTGGAGTTGGTTTGTTCGAAGATTCGAAGCGGGGGTGAGCAGGTTCTGGCTTCGGCTTTGAAGGCATTGGCATCACTTCTTCATG ATCTTCAAAGTACAGAAATATTTCGGACTAGTGGTGGACCAACAACTGTGGTGTGTATCCTGAATGATAACTGTCAAAATGTAGACATCTTGAATAATGGTTTCTCTGTTGTTGCTGCGGCTTCAACTGGTAATGAGGTCCTCAAAGAGTCATTCATGGAGTTGAAAATTGGTGAGCTTATTATGCAAATACTGAGTGATCCAAGTGGGCAGAGTAAAGGCAGCATCCAAAGCTTATATGACGCCATACGTATTCTGTTGACACCTGATGATAATCGTGTTGTGGCTTCTCAA GTATATGGTTATGCACGAAGATTTGCAAAAATTGGAATTGCAAGAGCTCTTGTGGACTCACTACATGCAGGGCTTAGCTCACCTGGTCTAGTTTCTGCAAGCATTGCTTTAAAGGCCATTGCTGTCAAT GATGAGATATGTAAATCCATTGCTGAAAGTGGCGGTATTGATGCAGTTCTCCAATGCATTGATGACAGTGGTGAACAAGGCAACAAGGTTGTTGCTAGAGCTTGCTGTTCTTTGTTATCCAAG TTGGCAGGAAGTGACACAAACAAGACTGCCATTGTTGAGAAGCGGGGTATGGATAGGCTAATCAAACTCTCTGCAAGATTTTCTGATGATCCTTCTGTCTTACAAGAG GTAATGTCTATTATTACTGTACTTTCCTTGAGATCACCAGAAAATGCAACTCGTGCCATTGAAGCTGGGGCTGGGGACCTCGCTATCCAAGCCATGGAGAAGTTCCCGGCGGCACAACAAATGCAAAAAAACTCCTGTCTCATGATCCGGAATCTTGTAGCTAGGAGCCCAGAAAACAG AACTCTTCTGCTTGGTAATGGTGTTGAGAAATACATAAGGAAAGCCAAGCAAAGCCACCAAAGTTGTAAAGATGCTGCAACTGATGCACTGAGGGATCTGGGGCTTGATAACTACAACCTGTAA